The Aythya fuligula isolate bAytFul2 chromosome 7, bAytFul2.pri, whole genome shotgun sequence genome has a window encoding:
- the SFXN2 gene encoding sideroflexin-2 gives MAEMPAVPLGFDIDAPRWDQSTFTGRLRHFLTITDPRTALVPEQELDRAREVVASCRAGLVPPGSSREQLLYAKKLYDSAFHPDSGEKMNLIGRMSFQVPGGMALTGCMLQFYRTVPAVVFWQWVNQSFNAIVNYTNRNAASPISLAQIGVAYVTATGTALATAVGLNLYTKRAPPLLARWVPFAAVAAANCVNIPMMRQQEIINGVTVTDEDNNELGRSRRAAVKGIAQVVVSRITMAAPGMIILPIIMERLEKFPFMQRIRVLHAPLQVLLCGGFLVFMVPAACALFPQRCSLALASLEPELRDSIVAKHGDKVPYVYFNKGL, from the exons ATGGCCGAAATGCCCGCCGTCCCCCTCGGCTTCGACATCGACGCCCCGCGCTGGGACCAGAGCACGTTCACGGGGCGCCTCCGGCACTTCCTCACCATCACCGACCCGCGCACGGCCCTGGTGCCCGAGCAGGAGCTGGACCGGGCACGGGAGGTGGTGGCGAGCTGCAG GGCCGGGTTGGTGCCGCCGGGCAGCAGCCGGGAGCAGCTGCTGTACGCCAAGAAGCTCTACGACTCGGCCTTCCACCCCGACAGCGGCGAGAAGATGAACCTCATCGGCAGGATGTCCTTCCAGGTGCCGGGGGGCATGGCCCTCACCGGCTGCATGCTCCAGTTCTACCG GACGGTGCCGGCCGTGGTTTTCTGGCAGTGGGTGAACCAATCCTTCAACGCCATCGTCAACTACACCAACCGCAACGCCGCCTCCCCCATCTCGCTGGC GCAAATCGGAGTGGCCTACGTCACGGCCACTGGTACGGCCCTGGCCACCGCGGTGGGGCTCAACCTCTACACCAAG CGAGCCCCCCCTTTGCTCGCCCGCTGGGTCCCGTTCGCAGCCGTGGCCGCCGCCAACTGCGTGAACATCCCGATGATGAGGCAGCA GGAGATCATCAACGGGGTCACGGTGACGGACGAGGACAACAACGAGCTGGGACGCTCCAGG AGGGCGGCGGTGAAGGGCATCGCGCAGGTCGTGGTCTCCAGGATCACCATGGCAGCTCCGGGCATGA TTATCCTGCCCATCATCATGGAGCGGCTGGAGAAGTTCCCCTTCATGCAG CGCATCCGGGTTCTCCACGCGCCgctgcaggtgctgctctgCGGGGGGTT CCTCGTGTTTATGGTGCCAGCTGCCTGCGCCTTGTTCCCACAGAGATG CTCCCTCGCCCTGGCTAGCCTGGAGCCGGAGCTGCGGGACAGCATTGTGGCCAAGCACGGGGACAAAGTGCCATACGTCTACTTCAACAAGGGGCTGTGA